TTCAGCACGAATGGGGGCAATGAGGTCGTAAGAATTACGGCCAATGAAAGGGTGGGCATAGGCACCAGCGACCCACAGTCCAAGCTGGCCGTGGATGGTACCATACGGGCCAAGGAGATTAAGGTGATGGAGGTTATAGGAGCCCCGGATTATGTATTTGAAGCGGATTACAACCTCAGAACACTGGAAGCAACTAAAGCTTACATAAAGGAAAACAAACACCTCCCGGAAATACCCTCTGCCGCCGAGATAGAAGCCAATGGCATAGACCTGGGTGACATGAACATGCGCCTGTTAAAGAAGATTGAGGAGCTTACGCTTTACCAAATAGAACTATTGGAGCGTATTGAGAAGCTGGAAACAAACCAGAATAAATAAGTATGCTAGCACTTTGCTCATACCAAACAGATTCAGCAAAGTGGAAAATCAAACCTTATTGGATCAGCGCATTCAAAGAGACTAAGGTTCAACAAATTGTCTCAATGGAGAAAATCTAAAGACAAAACTCCACTTTTCAGATAGGTGGTATCGGTAGGCACTCCACCTCGATATTTGATCTGTCTCACAGAATCTCCCCGCAGCTCCTTTCGGAATCCATTCAAAACACCAGATTTATAAATACGTTCTTCCACAACCTCTCCGCCTAGAAAATCCTGCGACTTACCAGAAAGCTGGCCCTTGCGGTAGGTTTCTATGGTTACTAGCTCACCCTGCTGGTATGAATACCAGGTACCCGTTTTAAGGCCATCCTTGAATTCGCCCCTGGCTGACAGTTGACCTTCCTGATTCATTCGGGTAAATTCCCCATCCAGCAAGTACCCCGAAAAGCTCCCTCGGGTGGATTGGAGCTGCCCACTTTTAAACCAAAAATACTCCCGGTTTGGATCAGGGTTCACCTTCGTTCTGGTTAACCGAAATTCGAGAAAGTCATCACCTGCTTTGGTGGTCACTTTCTGAAGTTCTCCATCATCTGACGGAAATATCCGTTGACCGCAAGCTGCTAAAACAAGAAGAAACCCCAGCACCAATAAAAACTTGTTCATTGCCATAAATTTTAATTTCCAAAATCCATACTGGACGACAGTTCAAACATCGGAAGATACATCGCCACCAGGATAACCCCAACCACCAGTCCCAAAAATATGATCATGAATGGCTCCAAAAAAGTAGCCATCAAGGCCGTTTTATGTTTGACAGAATTGGTATAATCTAGTGACAATTTCTGAAAAAACGAGCCTAACTGATTCACCTCCTCACCCACCTTGATCAAAGCGATCATCTGATTGTCAAAAACAGCATGTTTTTCAAAGGCCTCCGTAATGGTTTTTCCCTGAACAAGATCCGTTTTAATCTGATCAAGAACCACCTCAATGTGGAGGAAGCCAATCATCTTCCTGACCATCTCCAGCGTATGCACCATGGGAACCGCTGATAGAATAAGCAATCCCATGCTGTCGCAAAAACGAGCCAGATAAATCTGTCTGTATATTTCACCCCAAAGCGGTACCCTGAGCCAAATCCATTCTTTGAACCATCTGAATCGAAGGTTTTTTCTGAGCGCATAAATCGAAAAAAGTACAATGCCCACCGATGAGAAGAGCAATAAGGCATTGGATCTGAATCCGCGTGAAAGGCCAATGATGGTTTTGGTTAAAGCCGGGAGGTCACTATTGAAACGCAGAAAGACCTCCTCAAACATTGGAATGATAAAGAAGATCATAAAGGAGACCGCCCCAAAAGAAGTGAGCGTAATCAAAATCGGATAAGAAAGGGCGCTCACGATTTGCCTCCTTTGCGCTATCTGATTTTCGAAATAGGTGGTTAATTTTTCGAAAACAAGAGTCAAACGACCTGTCTCCTCCCCAATTTTCAATGAAAACACCTCATAGGGTGTGAAATCCTTGAATTGTGCCAGTGATTCTGAAAGCGACTTTCCCTTCACAATTTCCGCAAGCACCATTTGCAATTTCTCCCTGGTCTTTTTGCGTTTGAGTTGCTGAAACAATATCTCAAAAGATGCACGGATGTCTACCCCTGACTGTTGTAGCACATTCAGTTGACGATAGATGGTTTCCTTTTCTTTGTCAGAAACCCTATGTGGAAATAGGTCAATTTCTTTAGTCAGAAATGACTCCTGCTTTTTCTCTTGAGTGACCTTAGGGCCAGATATGTCCAGGTCAGTAAGTTTCAATGGTATTATTCATCTGATTTTCACTCGAAACTATCTGATATAGTTGGAAACAATGACTGTTTTCACCAAAAAAAAGACAGGTACGTAGTACGCCAGGAGCATTTTCCTCTATCGATACGTTCATACAGACTCCCAAGGTATCCCTTGTACCTTTAAGGATCCTTACCATCACCTCAGCTCCGAATTCATAATCAATTTCCCGACCTTCGGAAATCAACTGTAAATGTCCTGTGGATAGTTTATATGCCTCGCAGGCTTGAAAATCTTTCGACAACAGGTACTCCACGCGTGCTCCCTGGGTGATCTCTTCTGCTTTGGTCTCAATCCGACTTTTGTAACCCTGAACAAATGAAATCACCCCCCAGCACAATGACATGATGATCGATGCGATGATCATACTCACGAGTAGCTCTATGATGGTAAATCCACTAATCCTCTTCTGGTACATAAAAAATGGTAGATGCTTGCTCCTTCAATCCGGTGCTGTCCTGCCCCATACATGAGGCAATCTTGATAAGATCAAACCCCTGAAAATCCCTCACCTCATACGATAAAGATAAATGGTCTTTGGAGAAAGTAAGAGGTCGAGTTTGTTTGATCGCCACCAGTGAATCCAACTGTTGTGTAACCTGGTTTTTCAACGCCAACTCACGACGGGCCGGAAAGGACCTGTAAAGATTAAATGACACGATCACCGCTATGGAGAGCAAAATACTCAGCAATACCATCGATACAATGCCCTCGATAATTGTATACGCTTTTAGCCGCATCAGTTTAGGTATTTCAATACTTTACTTTCCTTCTTATAAAACCACTGTGACAGGGCCAAAAAAGCAGTGTCCAACTGAGTGCCATCAATGGTCGCGTTGAATAAGTAATTTTCATACACGCCTGTCTGAGCATTTACCAGGAAACGCTTCACTGTCACGTGTCCCTCCACTGTGCCATAGGTTTCCAACATCCCATTGCAGTAAATCATGCCTCGAAATTGTGTGCCATCCTCCAGATAGATTACCCGTCTTCTGAAGCCATCTTTGCTCCCATCCATTAGTAGCCAGCCAGTAATTTCACATTTCCCACGGGTTTGAATGGTAGCAAGGTCATTCCGGTTATACGTGGCCAGCACCGTCGGATAGGTCAACTTCACATTGTCGTGGACAATGATGGTATCCGTGGCAAAAAATTGACCATTCCCCTGAAAACCACTCAGAAACTCGATTACTGGCGCATAGGCCACAATATCCGTGGTGCTGGCCAAAGTATCAAAGATCAAGCGACTTTGAGACGTGATCAGCACATGACCCGAATAAACTTTGTTAACTCCAGCATTGCCTGCTTTGACCTCCACGAGATCCGCCTCAAACGAGTTGATCAGTGTGTCATTGTCCTGCTCCAGTTGTACGCCCTCCAATTGCTCCATTCGCCCAAAAGCGTCACTCAGCGTCACTTCGGGAAGTTTTTTCTCACTCTTCAGCTCCGTGCCGTAAATCAGTGAGTCACTGGTATACCCCACCCTATTGATATAGGCACTTTGTACACCCGATACCGGCAGATAACAATCACCGATCAGGCGCGTATCTCCCACCAGCGACAATGGCCGCCCGTCATCCACCAAAAATACTGCTGATCTTCCTTTGTCCTCAGGACGATGAGCTAACGTGTAGCTGCGACTTACTTCCTGATTTCCTTTATAGGCCGTAACCCGGTATTGATCCAGAAGCCCCCATGCCCTCCGCAAGATGGAAATACTATCCTGTTCCTCCCCATACAGGTCGAAATCATAGGGACGGTCATACTCAAAGTGGTCATATTCCCCAAGCGTCATCTGTATCCCGGAGGCCAGGTTTTTCTGGAGTCGTATTCTGGTGAGGTAATGAATCTGCTCCATGCGTGCATAATAGACATATAGGGTGAGCATGGACAAGCCCACACTCATCAGCAAGCTGATGGCGAGCACATAGGACAATACCCCACCTGATATTCTCATGACCATGGAGGTGAATTTAACAAAGATGTGGATGAGCACTCAGGTATTGGGAGCAAAATCTGATTGGGGGAGTGAGAGCATAAACAACCCTGCGGGGACTGAATTTCGATCAATCCCGCTACTGGCTGACATAAACTTCACCTCGCACCCGCTCGGACTGCATCTTGCTTGTTGGTCACAAGACCAACAAGGGCAAAGGTTTTGTATATGAAGCCTACTGATTACAGTAACGCAACATTGAGTACCCCTTTTGATCCATCATAATCCATGGCACTGGAGTATGGGTAATATTCAGCTTCGCATACCAGACCCTCTGTCATCGGATTATTATGCAAATAGTCCAATCGCTGATCTTTCATCGCGTTGGTTGATAATTCAATCGGCCGGTTATCTTGCTGCCAAAATTGATACTTTACATTATTGCTATTCTTCTCTCCTGCCGAGCGAAACAGCCAAAGCATCCAATTTTTTCTGCTCTCCTGCAAGTTCTCATCTATTTCCTTCAGCATTTTCTTGCTTGTAAATTTCTTAAAATCTCTCAGTATATCAGAGAGATTACACCCTTCCTGAGCAGCAACAACGAGATGAATGTGATTGGACATAACACACCATGCATACAATATCAAACCCTTTTCGTTTTGACAATACCGTAAAGACTCCACAATTATATCTTTATACGATGGTCTGGATAAAGCACCACCCACTGAACAGTAGCGAAGGTGATAAAGTGAGGTGCCTGATGATCTGATATCGTGTACTTTGAAGGTATCCACCAAGTTATTAAACCTGATTAACATTTCCTTTCCTCTGGCTTTTGAAACTGAAGCCTACTCTTATCCTTCTCATTTAGTCAGTTACAAACTGACCACTTATTTTAGGCTTAAGTTACGTTGCGCTAAACTTAAGCCAGGGAGGGAGCTGATACATTTCCGCTCCAATGATGAATCCATACTACAACTGATATTTGGTTCTTATTAGCGAATTAATTGCACTACCTTTTTTCAAATAGATTTGATCTTCATGTGTGATAGTCGAAATTATTTCACATTCATCAGTATAAAAAGAAACATCCTCAACGCAATAATTCTTAAAATATCCAAAATCTATATTTTCAATAAGTGATTTCAGATTGTCAGAAAATAGAAACCTAAGGTATTCACCACTTCGAAACAATTTATTCTTCTTTTTTCCCCTTTCTACTAAGCTATCTCTATTTTTTAGTATAAACTCATCTAATTGCCTACCCTCGTATAGAATATTAAACTCAATATGATCAGCATTTCTCAATGCATAAGCTTTTACTAACCCCCATATAGTGCCTGATTTGTCATTAATGTATAAGTCATAGCCCTCCATTGCATTTCTTTTTTAAGGTCTCATCTAAATGGGCTCCACCAATAAGGAGTTAATGTACCCCAATGTTGAGGATTAAATATTATGTGTGTATTTCCTACATTCATGTGCCAAGCTTTAATAACCCCGCTTCCTTGACCCTTTAGAGCATTTAAACTGTGTTCGTGAACTTGAACTCTTGTACCGTTAAAAATAAAGCCTCTATTTATTTTTCTAAAAGAAAGTAATGGAGCTCGAGATGTTACCCCTAATGCAAACAGCGATGCAAAATTCTCGAAATCAGTTACATTATTATTAACCGGAATAAACTTGCCATTAGACATCTGAACACCCATGAAATTCCCACCATCATCAAACATTGGCGTGCCTCCTGCGGAGACCGCCATTTGTACCGACCAATCAAGATCTTTAATGCTTACTCCGGAAGGACAAGTAGGGCATGGATCCTGATAAGCTATTAAATCCTTAGAATTTTCTCTCCAGAAAGCCTTTGCATTTGCTCGGGTACCTATTCTATTCTCAGGAGCATAATAACCACTTAAACCATATGAAAACCCTCCAGAACCGTAACCTACGCCGATACCAATACCACCACTACCGTCATAGTTACTAAGCCCAATACCGGCATTTACTCCCCAACTGTTGCTCCATTGATTATTAGTAATATCATAATTATAGCTGACCGATCCTCCTGCAGTAAAAGGCCCGAATGATCCATAGCCAAGACCCGTAGTGGAAGTACTTAAATTTCCATTCGAGAAATTGTAATTTAATCCTTGCTGAACCGCAGCGCCAGCCCCCAAGCCATTACCACCAACCCTGTACCCAACTTCCCCGTAAGGCCCAGCCGAGAAGCCATCCTGCCATCCCACATTTAAGCCCGCTCCCAATGGTATTCCGATAGGTGTCAGATTAAAGCCAACACTAAACCCTCCATTTCCAATACTCCATGTAACAAACTCCCCATCGGGATCCACTCCATTCACCGGATCATTCCCTATCCCGACATAAGGGGAGTGGAACTGCCCTGCGGGGTCTACCGCATAGAACCTGCCCAACTCATCATCGTATAAGCGAGCTCTGTAGTTGTGCAGGCCTGTCTCCTGATCATACTCCTGCCCGGTAAACTGATAGGCCACCTCTTCGGTGCCCACTTTTTTGAATGGCCGTCCAAATGGTCTGTAGTTGTACCCGGCAGTATAGGCATTAGATGCATCCACCACCGCTCTGGTACTCCCCAAATGATCTTTGATCACAAAACTCCAGTTTCCTTCTTTGGCTATGGCGATTATACCACCCGGTCCGTAGATATACTTGCTGACATCCTGAGTAACTCCATCATCTTTGATCTCCACCAGTGGATAATCAGCATCTCCATGTACATAATAGGTTTTGAAGGTATTGGCGCCTTCCTGATCCTTCTTTAGCAGGCGCTGATTATTTGCACCATATTGAAAGGAGGTCATCTCACCTGACAAGTCAATGGAGGTAGTGAGTCCTAGTCCCTTATCATAAGTGATATTTGACAGTCCATCGGTTACATTAGAGGTAATGTTACCTACATTGTCATAAGTGTATGTCCCCAGTGTGCCGCTTCCAGTCAGAGTGGATACCTTATTGGTGCCGGCTATATACGAATAGTTCCAATTCGTGCTTTGCACCCGCTTAGTCAGAATGTTTCCATTTCGGTC
This Marinoscillum sp. 108 DNA region includes the following protein-coding sequences:
- a CDS encoding transposase — protein: MLIRFNNLVDTFKVHDIRSSGTSLYHLRYCSVGGALSRPSYKDIIVESLRYCQNEKGLILYAWCVMSNHIHLVVAAQEGCNLSDILRDFKKFTSKKMLKEIDENLQESRKNWMLWLFRSAGEKNSNNVKYQFWQQDNRPIELSTNAMKDQRLDYLHNNPMTEGLVCEAEYYPYSSAMDYDGSKGVLNVALL
- a CDS encoding toxin-antitoxin system YwqK family antitoxin, with translation MNKFLLVLGFLLVLAACGQRIFPSDDGELQKVTTKAGDDFLEFRLTRTKVNPDPNREYFWFKSGQLQSTRGSFSGYLLDGEFTRMNQEGQLSARGEFKDGLKTGTWYSYQQGELVTIETYRKGQLSGKSQDFLGGEVVEERIYKSGVLNGFRKELRGDSVRQIKYRGGVPTDTTYLKSGVLSLDFLH
- a CDS encoding type II secretion system F family protein, with translation MKLTDLDISGPKVTQEKKQESFLTKEIDLFPHRVSDKEKETIYRQLNVLQQSGVDIRASFEILFQQLKRKKTREKLQMVLAEIVKGKSLSESLAQFKDFTPYEVFSLKIGEETGRLTLVFEKLTTYFENQIAQRRQIVSALSYPILITLTSFGAVSFMIFFIIPMFEEVFLRFNSDLPALTKTIIGLSRGFRSNALLLFSSVGIVLFSIYALRKNLRFRWFKEWIWLRVPLWGEIYRQIYLARFCDSMGLLILSAVPMVHTLEMVRKMIGFLHIEVVLDQIKTDLVQGKTITEAFEKHAVFDNQMIALIKVGEEVNQLGSFFQKLSLDYTNSVKHKTALMATFLEPFMIIFLGLVVGVILVAMYLPMFELSSSMDFGN
- a CDS encoding type II secretion system protein J, encoding MYQKRISGFTIIELLVSMIIASIIMSLCWGVISFVQGYKSRIETKAEEITQGARVEYLLSKDFQACEAYKLSTGHLQLISEGREIDYEFGAEVMVRILKGTRDTLGVCMNVSIEENAPGVLRTCLFFGENSHCFQLYQIVSSENQMNNTIETY